atactgattaattactctgggatatcttgccattgaaaacaaaagccagaaattggaagaatagcagggaatgaaatgtgtgtattatgtaatggagaacctgagtttgtttcacatattttcatgtattgtaaatttacaaaaaatatttatgaagattttgttttagatatattaaatttggttttagagatcttaaacatctttccgagcgtgccagggatcatcaatcttctatggagcatctggacaatgcagtaaaataccgaacattcggaaatgttaatattgcagcacagttggatgaaggacgcgcggtttctattcgtcggcacaaccgaaacgtcgagaaaaaccgccatgttctcggtcgattgatagatgtcttgaagttcattggttgtcacgagctgtccccccgtgggcacgatgaacgggctggctcttctaatagaggggtatttttggatatggtggaatacaccgcatccctagatacagtattgagagatcatcttgatgccgcaactgtttcgaaaggacatctaaggatatccaaaatgatttgctcgactcaatgtataaaatttattcacaacatttggctctggaaattgagaattgccagttcctttccattcagtctgacgagacaactgacatcacgtgcgtttcctaactggctgtgatttttcggtttgtgaaagatggtaaaactaccgagagatttcacagctttgtaccaatcgttgatcgcacggcttgcgggatatcggctgtactgaaagaagtgttacagccttacaacgcgaagtcaaaattgatagctcaaacttatgacggcgcggcagtcatgagtgggtcgaaacatggtgttcaagtttatataaaagaagattttcctcatgcgcattttttacattgttatgcacaccattttaacctcgttattaaaaatatgtgtcttgatacccctctcgtccgtatattttttgcaaatgtttcgtggttttcttcatttttttccgtttcgccaaagcgctctgacctccttcgccagatatgtagccgccgtctcccagcttgtgcaccaacacgttggaacttccaatcacgcgtggtgcagggcgtgtccgaaattaggtctgagctcattgagtgtttcaatggcattcagagctctccgatttgggacgaacgctctgtgagggaggcggcaggtctaaagcgtctgctagaagaaggtgagttttcattttttctccacaatattctatcacgtgaaTGTATTatatggatggagcgtctgtgcagttgtatttcagacttctgcgatgctgtatctcgtatccgggaaacaataaaatacgacgacacatggagtgcttctttacgccgcgggcaaacaacgcagcgtttgattttgtctgcaaaggaatgctgtgacattctggtgaatcaaataggcgatcgtctgcgcactgaacaccttgccgcgcgttctctttgatgaaccccaaaattttttcaaaatttgcacgtcaatttcccatccatttgttggctactgtctccaaattttaccccatgataaacgtgggtaaattggaaaatgaattgcgatgtatatacaccaaccaaacttttttgaacatcacatcaacttgcgcgctctatgggttcctcatataTACCACTCTAGTAacaactacctttgcggcgtctgcaaaatttctggacatcattttgacgacgcctatttcttccgccgacgcagagcgaacattcagcacgctgaagcgtattaaaacgcatctcagaaacacaatgaagcaagatagattaaattccttggctgttttatccattcacagagacgttatttctgggatgcatgactttaatcagcgcgttattgagcattttgcttccaagaaaccgcggcgtgttgcatatatgttcaagcagtagaagtctagcagcatatatatctatgagtgagcgacgcatgtccttatctttgcattaactttcctttcttcatagtaacgttttaaaccttattttaggttttgtctgctttcccgaagtttctgttaatatgtcattgtatttatctgggtaaatattgcctttccttttgaaagaggtttcaaaataaactatgtctatatttattaatcccttgacttggaccggttttaaagacactttcttatcgttaaaaattgtcgcttttgccgattggttgttaccgatggaatggtttttatactcataaaatgatgggagaacttacagcgctcatcctgtccccgtagatgggggtgacttggtcccgcagtagcttgccccggttgtcaaaatgaccacgcgccgccactggcatGGCTACTATCAGGTAGTCCTGGTGTAAAATTCCATCTTACCCCattcactttttttttgaaaatatgccaAGAAATTATAAAAGAACTACTTCTAGAGGTAGTTGGAATACAGGAAATATGGAAACTGCAGTTAAAGAAGGTATAAACTGAGGGGAAATTAAGTCAATAGCACTAGCATACAATATGCCACAAACAACTCTTTTTCGTCATGTGTCAGGAAAGCTACGAAAACCGACTGGGTTCAAATCTCCTGGGCAAATGCTCTGTATTGGAGGATAAAAAAGAACTTTTCCTATTAAACCACATATTGGAGTTTGAAATGCGTGGTTTCCCATCAACTGTCAATGATATCAGAATATTCGCATATGAATTTGCCAACATCAATGATTTGCCCCACAGATTCTCAAAGGAAACTAAAATGGCAGGGATGGACTGGTGGGTGGATTTTGCAAAAGGCACAATGACCTACTCACAATTCGTAAGCCACAGTCACTTTCACCAATTGtcaacaaattttttgattcattATAGAGCACCATGCTGGAAAATTCTGTGTTTGGAGAGCCTTCTCGGATTTATAATGTAGACGAGACAGCAGGGCCGGATTTACCACTAGGCCAGTCAGGCCGAAGCCTAGGGCCTCAACGTCCAAGGGCCTCAAAATTCGGTTtcgaagtttgtaattcttttgaaaacttgacaagtttaaaccctgcctaaagtatatatatatcaaacttTTCAGAGTAAAAAACTTCAtacacaactggtttcaaccacgttgtaaacagccattattacgtcgtttgcatcataataaGGGTAATTATTATGAGCATTCTGTTGGAAGCTTCTATGTTATAATACCGCAGTCTACTCTGCAAAAAACAGTATCGGTAGTTGATATGTTGCTGGAATAACTAGTAGCCATTGTGTTGCTTACTGTTAAGGGGTAAATTATACGTTTTATCAATTGAAATTTACTGATGGTATCAACTTATCTTATTATTAGACGTCTTGGTATTGCTAACCTGCGTTTAGATCAagcaataattttataatttttcgaacCCTAAATTTATTATGAGTAAAAGATTTGAAAGTGGAGCTAGCAAGCGCAAGAGaaagaaattagaaaatgaTATGGTAACGAAGATAAAACCAATCACTGCTTTCTTGCATCAACCTCTGACAGAAGCCACAGGTGCTGGCAGTGAAGTATGTGCTTTGACGCTAGCACAAGAAAATCAGTGTGACGAAGCTGATCAGCCAACTGCTAGCATTCAACCAGAAGCAAGTTTTACAGTAAAAGCAATGCAGGACGTTGCACAGCAACCAGGTAGTGAGGAAAGAGCCATGTCCagtgaaaatgaaaatacaagTTTATTTCAGAACTCAGTTGCTGCAAAGAGAGGGGGAAAAGAAACACATGAAAGTAGTGGAGAtagtcaaatttttcaattcaaaccTGGTGAAGTAAGTCAATCACAAGGTATTACAGATACTTATGCAGATAATGCCGAACATAGAACACTGAGTTTAAAGGACGTCGGTTTGTGAAAAGAattattaaatgaagaaatagCCTACTTGATAGAGAGAGGCCCTTCTGAAGTTCAGCACAGTTGTGGACCATTTTCTAGTTTCAAACGAGTGTACAAGAAGAAATCCAGGTTTTGCACAAAAGCTATGTTTTATGCAACGAAAGTCAAGGGTGAAATATATAGCAGAGAGTGGCTTGTATATTCCCCCGCAAAAGGACGGGTATATTGCTTTGTTTGTAAACTCTTTCCAAATCATGCATCTTCTTCGGCTTTAGCTTCTTATGGTTTTGATGACTGGCACAACTCTTATCTTATCCAAGCTCATGAAAACTCAGAAAAACACACAAATGCCATGTTAACCTACCTAACAAGGAAGCGAGGAGATACGCTTACTTCAAAACTGGAGGAGCAAATAAAAGTAGAACAGCAGTATTGGAGGCATGTAATGGAAAGAATCACTGCTGTTATTTGTACTCTTGCAGAACGAGGAGGGACAATGAACGATTTGGATCTCCCAATAACGGCAATTATCTTGGTCTTTTAGAACTATTAGccaaatttgattcatttttactTGCTCATATCAATCGCTATGGAAATTCAGGATCAGGAAACTATATGCGAAGAGATGATTCAGCttataaatttgcaaaatttattcCATGCGCAGGTCACTCCTTAAATTTGGTAGGCCGCTCAGCCGTTGATTGCTGTCTTGATGCAGTGTCTTGGAATTATCAATGAAATTTACAGCCTTTTTTCAGCTTCCACAAAGAGGTGGGCAGATCTAAAATCATTTTTGCAACCTCAATTAAAGGTGCCAAAACATTTGTCAGATACTAGGTGGGATGCACATGCGAAAGCCACGGAAGCTATTTTGAACAGTTACAGTGCCATCACTAGGGCTCTCAGTCATTTGCACTTCGATGTAAGTGAAAAGGGTGATACCAGACTTCATGCTAACAACCTTTtacaaaaaatggaaaatttgtgtttttgttGCATTTTTGGTCCAGAGTGCTAGgtcgttttaacagggttaattaaaaatttgcatctatgaatggggagaatgaaAAGAACGAAGAGTTTAATGCACGCATATTTGTAACAttaaaagaatgaaaatttaCTCAAGACAGTTCTGCTTttaatttctttgatcaaacaaccgtTACAATAATTGTGAAATTTATTTACAAGGACATAAGAAATAGTTACAGCAATCAAATAGAGTAAAACTAGGCTACAAAGATTTTTTTCTAGCTTTCGTCAAAGCAAAATCATGCAAGAgttcatcaaaatttatttgtttaagTTTGTTACTCTCAATGCTCAGGACAGACAACCTTTCTTGAGACATTGTCGATCTCAGTTTATTTTTGATGCTTTTGAGCCTTGAGAAAGATCTCTCTCCTGAGCAGTTAGTGACCATTAAGCTTAGAAACAGTCTTAATATTGCTTCCACATTAGGAAAAGCAGTGTGAATTTTTTCCTTGCAAATAATTTCATAAAGGTCTCCATGAGACAAGGAAAAATATTGCTCCTCTGTACCGGTGAGCCCATGGTTTTGTGTTTGTCTCACGTACAAATGAAAATGTGGAAGTTCATCAGTAAGTTTCGGGTCAATATCTTCTGGATACGCTTCCTTTAAAAGTTCTACGCCTCGTACAATTTCTACCTTAGTTGCTTTCAGATTAGCATGAAAGAGAAACATTTCTGCAATGTCGCTGTACACATTAGCTCTTCTCCTTAAATTGGATTCAAGTGCGTCGAGCAAAGGTATaaagaaatttatttcaaaccaTTCCTTTGAAGAGAGTTCCCTTAAAGCATCAGGTGCATTTCTTTGTCTCCTAGTGACAGCTTTGTAGTTAATATTCGGCAAAGTTGCTTTTGCTTGCTGATCAAACTCATCTCTAATTTTACTTAGAAAGTCTACAAGTGAACCGTACAATTCGGCACAAGTACTTAATACCAATTTAGAATTCTGAAGGGCTTTGCTAAGCAATGACATGTGATGTTGTTCagagagaaattctgagctcaaaaatatTGAGGGGCCTCACAAATGGAATAGCCTAgggcctctcatggtctaaatccGGCCCTGCGAGACAGGTTTGAGTTTAGTGCCTGGAGTAAAAAATATTGTTGGCCTCAAAAGTTCAAAGTATTCGAGTCAAATAACAAGTGGTTAGCGTGGACTATCTCAGACAGTCGTCATGGCTGTAAACGCTGTAGGTGATTATGTTCCTCCAATGGTTATATACAAAGGTAAACGGTAAATCCTCTTCTGCAGCAAGGTATGTCACCTGGCACTGTTGTCAAGTATAGTGAGTCCGGCTatatgaacaaagaaatatttttggattGGATCCAGCATTTCAATGCTGACAAAAAGCTATCATCTGAAAAGGTGTACTAATACTAGATGGACATGGCTCACACACGCGTAGCATCGAAGTGCTGGATTTTGCAGCCAACAACAACATTGAAATTGTCAGTTTGCCCCCACATACAAGTCATTATCTGCAACCTTTGGATAAACTTCATTTTAAACCCTTGAAGGACTATTATAAGGAAGCTGTGCGAGTTCACATGAGGAACAATCCGGGGGTTGGTTTGACCGGATTCAATTTCCCAACTCTTTTTTGTGAAGCGTACATGAAAAAATGTACTCTGAAAAATGCtgttttgattttcaaagcAACAGGCATTTATCCATTGGACAAAGATCAGATTCCAGAGCATGCTTATGCTCCGGCTGAAACCACTGATGTTTCTGGTATTGTGATGGATTCATCACCTTCTACAAGTGGTATAGTACCAGTAAATGAAGAAGTTCCTGTTAATGAGAGATCATTTGATGATAGTCAGCCTTACCCAAAAGTGTCTCGTAAAAACAAGCCACCACGAAAGAAGTCTATCGAAACATATTCCAGGGTTCTTACTAGCAAAAATTACAGAAAAGAACTTCCAGCACTTAATGAAGCCAGCAACTCAGGAAATCATAGTTCAGGTCAGTCAGGTTTGAGATGGGGCATACACGAGGACAATAATCAGAAGCAAAGCACACAAGTGAAGAAGTTGcctaaaaaaaaagtaaaagtgGTAGGAAGAGgattattagaaaatatttgtgGTATTTATGAGGGAAATTTTTTCGATGATGAGGAGAAGGAAGGTTGGATTCAGTGTGAGATTTGTCAAAAATGGTTCCATGATATTTGTGCTGGGGTATATGGAAAGTTTGTAGTGAGGTTCAAATGTGATGATTGTAactaacagaatttattgtagaGCAGCTAGTCTTTTCACCATTCGTTTTCTAGAAAGGTTCAATGATATTTAATATGAAACATTTATCATGCCGAATATTGAATTGATGTGTATTACTTTCTGGTGTGATGTTTGTGTTTTGCTTAAATTTGCCATTCTAATTTAAGGTAATATAAAGCAATCATTGTTGTGTTTTACTGGAATTGAAAATTCTTAGTTTGAATAAAAGTTGGTAGTTTCATCATGATGTACATTCTCGCTCTGTAATCTCATCTCCCGGAGTAAGATGAACACCATAatgaatttgatgaaaattaaaaaaaaaaaattgcatctTAGAGGTCTAGGCACTGAGTGAAGACTTATGAGCCGACTTTGGGCTTATTCTGTTGTGTGACTGTATTACCCACGAAGTGACTAACTTACCCCCATATTGTTTTTTAGCTCAAAATCGTACGTAACTTCCTATTGGTTGCCATGGCAACGATGGAGTTTTGCGGCAAATTTGCTGGGAGTTAGGCGCATCAAACCCACATGGAACgactttattggcggttttacTAGGAAAGTTATTCTAAATTATATGTTAGCGGGTCCGACTTCCCCCGACCTACTA
The sequence above is a segment of the Styela clava chromosome 7, kaStyClav1.hap1.2, whole genome shotgun sequence genome. Coding sequences within it:
- the LOC144425104 gene encoding uncharacterized protein LOC144425104 is translated as MSLLSKALQNSKLVLSTCAELYGSLVDFLSKIRDEFDQQAKATLPNINYKAVTRRQRNAPDALRELSSKEWFEINFFIPLLDALESNLRRRANVYSDIAEMFLFHANLKATKVEIVRGVELLKEAYPEDIDPKLTDELPHFHLYVRQTQNHGLTGTEEQYFSLSHGDLYEIICKEKIHTAFPNVEAILRLFLSLMVTNCSGERSFSRLKSIKNKLRSTMSQERLSVLSIESNKLKQINFDELLHDFALTKARKKSL